Part of the Tidjanibacter massiliensis genome is shown below.
AAGTACAACCTGTGCGACGGCATGTGGACTTCGGCGACCAAAACCAACGTGAGTCCGAACGGGAAATACATCGCCGGAACATTCCGCCGGGAAGCTTTGGAGGAAGGAGCCGAATCGTCCGTCGTAGAGACGAATTACCCCGCATTCTTCAATACGGAGACCGGCAAGACGGTAATATTCGAGGAACTCGTCGGGGGCGGCGGCGTAGCTGCGACGAGCGACGGTTTGGGCTTTACGGTCGATGATACTTTCGGGTCTTCGTCGGGTATGGTAGTGGATATCGAGAACGGCGTTGTTCTTGGAGATGCTCTCGAATGGATACAGGAGAATTACGGCATCATCGTACCGTCGGGATATATCACCTATATGCCCGACAGCAAGGACCGGTTCCAGGGGGGGATGCTGTGGACGGGGGGAGCTGCCGTACAGGGCGTCAATTGGTACGTAGCTCCTCCGGCAAAATAGGACTTACAGTCATTTTCATAGGTTACATAGGTTTTCAGGTGGTGCGCCGGACAAAAATTGTCCGGCGCACTTTTTATGGTATTTGTAATAGGTATTATGTGACAAATATACTTGTGTTGTGTTGATTTATTTTTAATAAAATGGCATAAAAGTGAATTTACATATGTTGTTGTTATAATCAAATATATTATGTAAATTTGCAAAAAGAAATGAACGGCCCGTTGAGAGGGCGGGCGGCAAAGAGCATTTACCAATCTTACCATTTGATAACCAACCAATCCAATTGTATTACTACTTAACAAGTTTGCTGAAATGATGAAAAACGGATTTTATGTACGGGCGGCCTTACCCTTCGTGTGTACGGCCCTGCTGCTGACGGGCTGTAAAACCGAGGGCGTGTCCGAAACGCAGTACGTGCGGCTGAGCGATGCTGCCTGCGCCTTTCGGGGCGAGGGGAACAGCCCCCTGACCATCGAGGTGCATGCCAACCCGGCGGAATGGAAGGCCGAGGCGCTGGCCTCGTGGGTAGAGGTGACCGAGGTCACGGCCACCTCTTTCACCGTTGCGGTCGCCGACAACGATTCGGCCGACACGCGCAAGGCGGAGATAGCCGTGAGGGCCGGTGCGGCCGAGCAGACCATCGCAGTGGTGCAATTGGCCAAAGACCATGTTTTCCCGCGTTACCGCTGTCATCCGGAGTTCCAGTACGGCACGGCCATGTCGCCGGGCGGACACTATGCCGGCGGTTTTTATTCGACGTATGACGAGGAGGGCAATGTCAATCAGCATCCCGTTATTATCGACGTGGCAACCGGTGCATGGACGGCTCTGGGCCCCTATCCGAACGGCCTGTTCCGTCTGTTCCAGACGATGTGTATCAGCGATGCCGGTGAACTGGTAATCGCCTGCGACGACGGTTGTGTGGTGATGACTCCCGACGGTAACTATTTTCGTCTGGAGGTGCCCGCCGATTTTACGGGTCTTCCGAAGGTGTCGCAGGTCTCCTCTGCGGGCACCTGGGTAGGATGGGCGCGTAAAAACGGGTCGTCGTGTCCGCTGAAGTGGGTGGACGGTGTGGCGGCAGAGCTTCCGAAACCCGCGCTGAATTACCGTGACGAGCCGATAGGCGACGTGCAGGCCCGCGGCATCTCGGCCGACGGCCGCATCGTTTACGGAACCACGTGGGATAACCTCGATTTCGGCATGGTCTATTGGGACGAAGCCGGCGAAGTACATTATGTGGGCGAGGATGTGCGTTACTGCCGTCCGGTGGAGCGTCCGGACGGTCACGGAGGAACTTTCACGTATAACCTGTGCGACGGGATGTGGACGACGGCCACCAATACCAATGTCAGTCCGAACGGGAAATACATCGCCGGAACGTACCGTATCGAGAGCCTGAGTGCCGACGGTTCCGAGAAAAACGAGCGAAACTATCCGGCCTTCTATAATACCGAAACGCAAAAAACCGTCGTTTTTGACGACCTGCCTGGAGGAGGCGCCCTGAGTGCGACGAGCGACGGTCTGGGCTTTACGGCTGACAGTACCTTCGGCCCCAGCTCCGGTAAGGTGGTGGATATCGAGAACGGCATCGTACTTGGGAGCGCCCTCGAATGGATAGAATCCACTTACGGTATCCGCATTCCGAGCGGTTATATCACCTACATGCCCGACAGCAGGGACAGGTTCCTCGGCGCCATGTTGTTTACCGGCGGTCCGGTGGTCGAGGGCATCAACTGGTATGTCGGGCCGGCGAGATAGGGAACGGGGCGGTTTTTCCGGAATGCCGGGTCATTTTTCATAGGTTACATAGGTTTTCAGGTGACAGGCCGGACGCTATACGCGTCCGGCCCGTTGTTTTCGTGCGTCCGGTGTGTCTTTCCGCACGCCATTCGGAGTGCGGCCCTTTTGTTTGAAAATTTCATCGGAATTGTGTAATATATATATTGTTGTTATAATGAATCCTGTTGCGTATATTTGTCAAAACAGGAGGCAGGGGATTCCGGTGCTCCTGCTGCCGCAGACGAAGGCTTACCAATCTTACATTATATTATATAACCAACCAATCTATTACTACACAAAAATGTTTGCTTCGATTATGAGAAAAGGAATTTATGTACGGGCTGCTTTGCCTTTCGCATGTGCGGCCATGCTGCTGACCGGGTGTACGACTCCCGGAGAAACCGACACGCAGTACATCCGGCTGAGCGATGCCGCATGCTCTTTCCAGGGAGCGGACAACCGGCCCGTGACCGTCGAGGTGCATGCCAACCCGGCGGAATGGAAGGCCGAGGCATCGGCTTCGTGGGTAACGATATCCGATGTGACGGCCACTTCGCTTACCGTCGAGGTCATCGACAATGATACCGAGGGTACGCGCGAGGCGGAGATAACCGTGACGTCCGGTGTGGCGGAGGCGGCCATCCGTATCGTGCAGGTGGCCAAAGACTACGTCTTTCCGCGTTACCGCTGCCATCCGGAATTCCAGTACGGCACGGCTATGTCGCCGAGCGGTCGGTATGCCGGCGGTTTCTATTGGGAGTATGACGACGAGCGCAATCTGAACTGCTATCCGGTGGTGATAGATGTCGCCACGGGTGAGTGGACCGAACTCGGACCATATCCCCAAACGCTTTTCAGCCTTTTCAGCACCTCCTGCATCAGCGATTACGGCGATTTGGTCATAGCGACCGAGAACGATGGGAACGTCATGTTCCGTCTCGACGGCAGTTACGAGGAGTTCAAGACTCCGGCGGGCTTCACGAGCAATCCGCAGATAAGCCAGGTTGCGGCCGACGGTACGTGGGTAGGCTGGTGTGGCAAAGACGGTACCTCGTATCCTGTCAAATGGGTGGACGGTGTGGCGGTAGAGCTCCCGAAGCCCGCGCTGAATTACCGTGACGAGCCGATAGGCGACGTGCAGGCCCGCGGCATCTCGGCCGACGGCCGCATCGTTTACGGTACGACGTGGGATAACTTCGATTTCGGCATGGTCTATTGGGACGAAGCCGGCGAAGTACATTATGTGGGCGAGGACGTGCGTTACGTCCGGACGGTGGACAGGCCCGACGGATACGGCGGTACCCGGAAATACAACCTCGCTGACGGGATGTGGACGACGGCCACCAACACCAACGTCAGCCCGAACGGGAAATACATCGCCGGTACGTTCCGGAGGGAGAGCATGGACGAAACCGGTCAGGTGAACGAAACGAACTACCCGGCCTTTTTCAACACCGAAACCGGTAAGACGGTGATATTCGAGGAGCTCGTCGGAGGCGGAGGCGTTTCGGCGACGAGCGACGGCCTGGGCTTTACGGTTGACAGCACGTTCGGGCCGAATTCCGGCAAGGTGGTGGATATCGAGAACGGCATCGTGCTCGGGAGCGCCCTCGAATGGATAGAGTCCACGTACGGTATTCTGGTTCCGGCCGGCTACATCACCTACATGCCCGACAGCAAGGACAGGTTCCTCGGCGCCATGCTGTATACCGGCGGTCCGGTGGTCGAGGGCATCAACTGGTACGTCGGACCGGCGAGATAGAACACGATTGTTTTCATAAAATTTTTCAGGCGGGTGCGCCGGGCGGTTTTCGTTCGGTGCACCTTTTTTTGTGCGTGCGTTTCGCCGCGCAGGTTTCCCGGAGGCCCCGTCCGATTCCTTTGTTTTTCCGGAATAATCTTTTTAATAAAAAAGGGGCTGAAAATGTTTTATATATATCATTGTTATAATCTCATAGACTATATATATTTGTAAAAAAGAGCAGAAGGTGCGACGGTTGTCGTATCGCAAAGAGGGCTTACCAATCTTGTTTTTATATAACCATTAATCGTATTACTGCTTTAAAATGTTTGCCTCAATTATGAAAAAGGAATTGTACTTTCGGGCTGCTTTGCCTTTTGTGTGTGCGGCCATGCTGCTGACCGGGTGTAAGACTTCCGGAGAGACCGACATGCAGTACATCCGGCTAAGCGACGTCACATGCTCTTTTCAGGGAACTGGCAACTGGCCTGTGACCATCGAGGTACATGCCAATCCGGCCGCATGGAAGGCTGAAGCATTGGCCTCGTGGGTGAAGGTTGCCGATGTGACGGCTAACTCGCTTACTGTCGAAGTTATCGACAACGATACGGAAAATGCGCGCGAGGCGGAGATAACCGTGACGGCCGGTGAGGCGGAGGCGGTCATTCGTATCGTACAGGTGGCGAAAGACCACGTCTTTCCGCGGTACCGGTACTATCCGGAGTTTTACAGCATCGCGATGTCGCCGAGCGGCGTCTATGTCGGCGGTTTCTATAAGGATTACGACGAGGACGGCAATTACAACGTCTTTC
Proteins encoded:
- a CDS encoding BACON domain-containing protein, whose amino-acid sequence is MMKNGFYVRAALPFVCTALLLTGCKTEGVSETQYVRLSDAACAFRGEGNSPLTIEVHANPAEWKAEALASWVEVTEVTATSFTVAVADNDSADTRKAEIAVRAGAAEQTIAVVQLAKDHVFPRYRCHPEFQYGTAMSPGGHYAGGFYSTYDEEGNVNQHPVIIDVATGAWTALGPYPNGLFRLFQTMCISDAGELVIACDDGCVVMTPDGNYFRLEVPADFTGLPKVSQVSSAGTWVGWARKNGSSCPLKWVDGVAAELPKPALNYRDEPIGDVQARGISADGRIVYGTTWDNLDFGMVYWDEAGEVHYVGEDVRYCRPVERPDGHGGTFTYNLCDGMWTTATNTNVSPNGKYIAGTYRIESLSADGSEKNERNYPAFYNTETQKTVVFDDLPGGGALSATSDGLGFTADSTFGPSSGKVVDIENGIVLGSALEWIESTYGIRIPSGYITYMPDSRDRFLGAMLFTGGPVVEGINWYVGPAR
- a CDS encoding BACON domain-containing protein, which gives rise to MRKGIYVRAALPFACAAMLLTGCTTPGETDTQYIRLSDAACSFQGADNRPVTVEVHANPAEWKAEASASWVTISDVTATSLTVEVIDNDTEGTREAEITVTSGVAEAAIRIVQVAKDYVFPRYRCHPEFQYGTAMSPSGRYAGGFYWEYDDERNLNCYPVVIDVATGEWTELGPYPQTLFSLFSTSCISDYGDLVIATENDGNVMFRLDGSYEEFKTPAGFTSNPQISQVAADGTWVGWCGKDGTSYPVKWVDGVAVELPKPALNYRDEPIGDVQARGISADGRIVYGTTWDNFDFGMVYWDEAGEVHYVGEDVRYVRTVDRPDGYGGTRKYNLADGMWTTATNTNVSPNGKYIAGTFRRESMDETGQVNETNYPAFFNTETGKTVIFEELVGGGGVSATSDGLGFTVDSTFGPNSGKVVDIENGIVLGSALEWIESTYGILVPAGYITYMPDSKDRFLGAMLYTGGPVVEGINWYVGPAR